In Aeromicrobium marinum DSM 15272, one genomic interval encodes:
- a CDS encoding DUF2277 domain-containing protein → MCRNIRVLHNFDPPTTDDEVREAAVQFVRKVSGSTRPSQANTPAFDRAVDEIALATRRLLDDLVTKAPPRSREREAIKGRERHEKRMEREVRLRTAES, encoded by the coding sequence ATGTGCCGGAACATTCGCGTGCTCCACAACTTCGATCCGCCGACGACCGATGACGAGGTCCGTGAGGCGGCCGTGCAGTTCGTCCGGAAGGTCAGTGGGTCGACCCGACCGTCGCAGGCCAACACGCCGGCGTTCGACCGTGCCGTCGACGAGATCGCCCTGGCGACGCGTCGCCTGCTCGACGACCTGGTCACCAAGGCGCCGCCGAGGAGTCGTGAGCGAGAGGCGATCAAGGGCCGCGAACGGCACGAGAAGCGGATGGAGCGCGAGGTCCGCCTCCGGACCGCCGAGTCGTGA